In Electrophorus electricus isolate fEleEle1 chromosome 10, fEleEle1.pri, whole genome shotgun sequence, the genomic window AGCTGTGCATCAACTTCACTAATGAGAAGTTGCAGCAGTTCTTCAACCACcacatgtttgttttggagcAAGAAGAGTACAAAAAGGAGGGTATTGAATGGGAATTCATTGACTTCGGTATGGACTTGCAGGCTTGCATTGAGCTTATAGAAAAGGTAAATCAagctattttgttttaaatctaaACAATTCATTTTCCTCATACAAAACTCTAAAATCACATGTTCATTGCATTTTAGCCCATGGGTATTATGTCCATCCTTGAAGAGGAGTGCATGTTCCCCAAGGCCAGTGATGCAACATTTAAAGCTAAGCTTTATGACAATCACTTGGGCAAAAATCCTAACTTCCAAAAACCCAGGATTGTAAAGGGTAAACCAGAGGCTCATTTTGCCCTGGTTCACTATGCTGGCACAGTTGACTACAACATCAACAACTGGCTGGTGAAGAATAAGGATCCCCTCAATGAAACTGTGGTAGGACTTTTCCAGAAGTCCACAGTGAAGCTGCTGGGTCAACTGTTTGCTGGCTATGCTGGTGCTGAGTCAGGTGAGAGTATTTACAAAATGCAGCCCTAATAGCATAGTGAAAATGTGAATGCATTCAAAGCAAGTGAAAGCACTACAACCACATTATTTCATATAGCTATGGAATCTGGAGGTGGTAAGGGTGGCAAAGGTGGTGGCAAAAAAAAGGGTTCTTCATTCCAGACCGTGTCTGCACTCCACAGGGTGAGCCTTTCACATCCTGTAGTAATTCATCTTAACTCTACTAATGAAACtgtagcattttaacataactCACCTCATGATAATATTTACAGGAGAATCTGAACAAGCTGATGACCAACCTGAagtccacacacccacactttgTCCGCTGCCTCATCCCAAATGAAACCAAGACTCCTGGGGTCATGGACAATGCTCTTGTCATGCATCAGCTGCGCTGTAATGGTGTGCTGGAGGGAATCAGAATCTGTAGAAAGGGCTTCCCCAACAGGGTCCTCTATGGAGATTTCAAACAACGGTGAGATGTCCTATCATTTAAATCCGATTTCTCCGCAAAATGACAtagctttcatttatttgagCTCCttattatttgttcattttcagatACCGTATCCTGAATCCTGCTGCTATACCTGAGGGACAATTCATTGATAACAAGAAGGGTGCAGAGAAGTTACTTGGCTCTCTCGATATTGACCACAGCCAGTATAAATTGGGACACACTAAGGTCCAAAACTCCATTAAGCAGCTTTCAATGTTTTTCTGTCACATCATCTCTCATAATCTGACATACTTTATGTACTcctccctgtgtaggtgttcTTCAAGGCTGGTCTTCTAGGTCAGCTTGAGGAAATGCGAGATGATCGTCTTGCCCTCATCATAACTGGTATTCAGGCCAGAGCACGTGGTCTTCTTTCAAGAATTGAATTTCAGAAGATTGTAGAAAGGAGGTTGGCTCAAATCCTCGTTCagacagtttttctttttctcaggcTAAGGTGCTAAATTCTACTTTAATTTCTACAGGGATTCCTTGTTGGTCATCCAATGGAATGTACGTGCTTTCATGGGTGTCAAGAACTGGCCTTGGATGAAGCTCTATTTCAAGATAAAACCCCTGCTGAAATCAGCTgaggcagaaaaagaaatggcCAACATGAAGGAAGAATTCACAAAATTAAAGGAGGCCTATGCTAAATCTGAAGCCCGCAAAAAGGAATTAGAAGAGAAAATGGTCACTCTTCTCCAAGAGAAGAATGATTTGCAGCTCCAAGTCCAATCTGTGAGTTCTCTTTAATCAAACTTCACCAACAATGATGTTTCAGTTTTTCCATATAAgaataatttaatgtatttgataagaataattttcttttgtgttcagGTTTTTATAAACATGGCTTTAACTACTCTTTGTAGGAGCAAGATAATCTTGCAGATGCTGAAGAGCGATGTGAGGGTCTAATAAAGAACAAGATCCAACTTGAAGCTAAATGTAAAGAGCTAACAGAGAGATTggatgatgaagaagaaatgaATGCTGAGTTGGTTGCAAAGAAACGAAAACTTGAGGATGAATGTTCTGAGCTTAAGAAAGACATTGATGACCTGGAGCTAACTCTGGCAAAagtggagaaagaaaaacatgctaCTGAGAACAaggtatttgttttgctttgtttgtttggttttaactTAGCACATTAGAACTGTTTCattaactaaaatattttgtcaaaGTTTCTAAACAGTGGTATCATTCCCAGGTTAAAAACCTGACAGAGGAGATGGCAGCCCTGGATGAAATAATTGCTAAGCTGACCAAAGAGAAAAAAGCTCTGCAGGAAGCTCACCAACAAACACTTGATGACCTCCAGAGTGAAGAGGACAAAGTCAACACCCTGACCAAGGCCAAAGCTAAATTGGAGCAGCAAGTTGATGATGTGGGCACCTCAATTGGTAAAGCTAAAACAATTTTAGGTGATGAAGCAGTTTACtcaattgttttggttttttttgggggttttttataTGCTTCAGCTTGAGGGCTCCCttgaacaagagaaaaaaatacgAATGGATCTTGAGCGAGCTAAGAGAAAGCTTGAGGGTGACTTGAAGTTGACCCAAGAAAATGTCATGGACTTGGAAAATGATAAGCAGCAGCTGGAAGAGAGGCTGAAGAAGTGAGAATTCAGATAATGAATATGATTAAATAATCCCCACTCCCAATAACATAGTAATAGTAACTGGACTATATTTTTCAACTTGCAGAAAAGACTTTGAGATCAGCCAGCTTAATAGCAAGATTGAGGATGAACAAGCATTGGGAGCCCAACTTCAGAAGAAACTAAAGGAGTTGCAGGTAATTTGCTGTCTCATTTGATTTACACACATTTGAATGACTTATTTAGGCTTTCCACATTTCATTTAGTACCTTAAATTCTAGGCCCGTATTGAGGAGCTTGAGGAAGAACTGGAGGCTGAGAGAGCTGCACGTGCTAAGGTTGAAAAACAGAGGGCAGATTTGGCCAGAGAACTGGAAGAGATCAGTGAGAGACTGGAGGAGGCTGGTGGTGCCACTTCTGCACAGATAGAAATGAACAAGAAGAGAGAAGCTGAATTCCAGAAACTGCGCAGAGATCTTGAAGAGGCCACCTTGCAACATGAGGCTACTGCTGCAACTCTGAGGAAGAAACATGCTGACAGTGTGGCTGACCTTGGAGAGCAGATAGACAATCTACAGAGAGTGAAGCAAAAgcttgaaaaagagaaaagtgaaTTTAGACTGGAGCTTGATGATGTGGTCTCCAACATGGAGCACATTGTCAAGGCCAAGGTAGGATAATCATGTACTATGGATACAGATCTCGACATCACATCTTAAAGGCCAATACGTAATGATGCATTAAATCTTTTAGGCAAATTTGGAAAAAATGTGTAGAACCCTGGAGGATCAGATGAGTGAATTCAGAACCAAAGCTGAAGAAGGACAACGCACAATCAATGATTTTTCAATGCAGAAAGCCAAGCTTCAGACTGAAAATGGTAAGTCTATTGCCAACCTATAAATATGTGATTTCTTTGAATGATGGTATTTCTGGCTAGACTGGCAtagtctgtgtttttctttggcTTTACCAATTGTCTTTTGCCAAACAACTTTGTAAAACATCAACTCCACACAGTACCTGGGAGAAGGGGAAGAAATTCAGTTAGAAACTGAGGCAATTAAAGGAGTGATTATAAtagcgcatatatatatatatatatatatatatatatatatatatatatatatatatatatatatatatatatatatatatatatatatatatatatctgcagtgtactgtagtaagagatgtagatatttaaaattgtagtgaagtacacaaggtttccagagaaacatgatgctgtttcggacagaggtccttcatcaaagtgcttctgaattagtagtaggagtatccagtttatatatgaaaaagtggAACAGacctcttctgctctttgtccatCATGACCATGACCAATTGGTTAGCCGTTACCATCTTATCAGTATGGATCTGGAATTCTCATAAGATCTTGGCTCAGTCACTCTTCACCACATTCTGGGGTGTGTCTCACTTTGACCTtagaacttccagcccatacttGGCACAGATgattctgtatactatgccaccCACCTGGTTATAGCATTCCATGTATGCGCTGGCTGCTAGCAttttgcatcctgctgttatgtgttggattgtctcaggggcatctttgcacagaaatattttttaccttaattatctttttttcttaatttatttcataatttttttcatatgtCTACTctaaaagcactttgtaaacctATTTTCAAAAAGTGTTATAGAAATATAAGTAAAGCTGATGTTTTTTCACCAAAAcacattaacaataaataaGATCACTTTATGTTGTCGACCATCTGCAACCACAGTTTGACTATACACAATGTTTGATGTTCAGTATAGCTTTTCTGCTAGTTGTTGATTACCCCGTAACACTTTTAGGTGAGCTTGCCAGGCAGCTAGAAGAGAAAGATTCATTGGTCTCTCAGCTAACTAGAGGGAAGCAGTCCTATACTCAGCAGATTGAAGACCTTAAGAGGCAACTGGAGGAGGAAGTCAAGGTGTTTCTCAAAGCAAACTCATCAATACTTTTATAAGTATTTGACAAATATGTGTTAAAAATACTTTAtcagttattttattaataGGTAACCAACTTTTCTTCCAGGCTAAAAATGCCTTAGCCCACGCAGTGCAGTCTGCTCGCCATGATGCTGACCTGCTAAGAGAGCAGtttgaggaggagcaggaagccAAGGCTGAGCTACAGCGCAGTCTGTCCAAGGCGAATTCTGAGGTGGCTCAGTGGAGGACCAAGTATGAAACTGATGCCATCCAGAGGACAGAAGAACTGGAGGATGCAAAGTAAGGACcatgaataataaatacatttcatgaCTGCTTGAaaaagttatttacattttcagaaaatacAGTTCTGATAGATAAGCTTTCTTCTTACAGGCCAACGTATGCATTGCtagtctataaataaataaaaagtaatattcATTCTTTATATGTCTTGTATGTTTCCTTCTATGCAGGAAGAAACTTGCTCAGCGACTGCAAGATGCAGAGGAAGCTGTGGAAGCCGTCAATGCCAAATGCTCTTCCCTGGAGAAAACCAAGCACAGACTCCAGAATGAGATTGAAGATCTTATGGTTGATGTGGAAAGATCcaatgctgctgctgctgctctggacaagaaacaaaaaaactttgaCAAGGTAGATATTAAAGGGCTACATACTAATTTAAACACTTGTTACATTGttagtttattgtttttaaagcaaGATAATTAATTAGGTCATTTTTCAACCACAAATTCAAATGACcatttttatattctgtaaGGCAGTAAACACTGTATATCTGCATGTAATATAACATCATGTGGATCTGAAATAATAAGCCTACATGTTCTACTGTAAATGAAGCTTTGTCTACTTAGCAAAAAGCATGCGAGATTTATATTGTACCAGTATTACTCGTCCAAAAAAATGTTGCTTTACAAAAATGTACCAAGAACCTTTTGTTATAAAAAAATCAACAGGTTTTAGCTGAGTGGAAACAAAAGTATGAGGAGTCCCAAACTGAGCTAGAAGGCTCCCAGAAAGAAGCAAGATGTCAAAGCACTGAACTTTTTAAACTGAAGAACTCCTATGAAGAATCTCTAGACCATTTGGAGACCatgaaaagggagaacaaaaacCTCCAAGGTTGCTAAAATTCATTATAATATTAGAATATACAATTACATTCTGTGACCTTTGTTCCTCAACATTTTCTTTCTATTAAACAGAGGAAATTTCTGACCTCACTGAACAGCTTGGTGAGAGTAGGAAGAGCATTCATGAGctggaaaaagcaagaaaacaacTGGACCAGGAGAAGGCTGAGATCCAAGCTGCTCTAGAGGAAGCTGAGGTAAGACTTTTAAACACAGTTTAAAGATTTTGTAAATAATGCATAGCTTTCAACATAACCAGTCTgtgataattattttttatattactactactaccatCGCTCCCCATGAATCTGTATGTactacatatttttgtttaatctttaattatttaagGGTTCTCTTGAGCATGAAGAAGGCAAAATCCTTAGAGCTCAGCTTGAGTTCAATCAAGTGAAGGCTGATATAGAGCGTAAACTGGCTGAGAAGGATGAGGAAATGGAGCAGGCCAAGAGAAACCAACAAAGAGTGGTGGACACCCTGCAAAGCTCTCTAGAGTCTGAGACTCGCAGCAGAAATGAAGCCCTTAGACTGAAAAAGAAGATGGAAGGAGACCTAAATGAGATGGAGATCCAACTCAGCCAGGCTAACAGGCAGGCTGCAGAGGCCCAGAAGCAACTCAAGAGTCTCCATGGACATATGAAAGTATGCTCAAGAAGTCTTTGTCCATTGCAATCTAGGTTTAGTACCTGTTTTTAAGGAAAaccattttacaaacatttaattgtaaAATCTGTACTTTGTAGGATTCTCAGCTGCAGCTGGATGATGCTCTCCGTGGTAATGATGACCTTAAAGAGAACATTGCCATTGTGGAGAGACGCAACAATCTTCTGCAGGCTGAACTGGATGAACTGAGGTCCCTggtggagcagacagagagaggccgGAAACTGGCTGAGCAAGAACTGCTGGATGTGACTGAAAGGGTTCAGCTATTGCACTCTCaggtaatatataaatgtatccTGTTGTGAACATGAAACAATTCTGAATTTATTATAAACATGGCATAATATATTAAATCTCCACTATTTATAGAACACCAGCCTGTTAAACCAGAAGAAGAAACTAGAGGGAGACACTTCCCAGCTTCAGACAGAGGTTGAGGAGGCTCTTCAAGAGTGCAGaaatgctgaagaaaaagccaaaaaagCCATCACTGATGCTGCTATGATGGCAGAAGAGCTGAAGAAGGAGCAAGACACTAGTGCTCACCTGGAACGCATGAAGAAGAACATGGAGCAGACTATAAAGGATCTGCAGCACCGTCTGGATGAGGCTGAGCAAATTGCCATGAAGGGTGGCAAGAAGCAGGTCCAGAAACTAGAGGCCAGGGTAACTACAATAGTTTTACAAATATGATAACACTTTAAAATAGTTCAGAAATACATCATCTAAAATGCTATCATAGGTTGGACTTGAGTAAGTCCAGcatagtaattttttttttcttccaggtGAGAGAGCTTGAAAAtgaggtggagctggagcagagaaaGGCCAGTGACTCTGTGAAGGGTATTCGTAAATATGAGAGACGCATCAAGGAACTCACTTACCAGGTAGGCCAATCTTttcatggttaaaaacagacaataaaatCACTAAGCCACTAAGCtgcaattaaatatttttgttgaaaaTATGTACAGATTGTTGAGTTTGTGTCtattagagagaaaaaaaattcagaaataaTTTAGATTGCTAAGCAAAAAAAGTGactataaataaaagaacaaaaaaaacaaagttaattGCTTTATATGTTAACTTAAATTTTGTCTCTCATAGACTGAGGAGGACCGTAAGAATCTCACACGTCTGCAAGACTTGGTAGACAAATTGCAGCTGAAAGTCAAATCTTACAAGAGATCTGCAGAGGAAGCTGTAAGTAACAATTTAATCATTCTATAACCCTGTTAGACTTTTCCTTGATTTTTTGCTGTCCTCCTGCTTTCTCAAatattcattctttatttttcaggAGGAGCAGTCCAATGCCAATCTGGGCAAGTTCCGCAAGCTGCAGCATGAGCTGgatgaggcagaggagagggCTGATATTGCTGAGTCTCAAGTCAACAAACTGAGGGCCAAGAGTCGTGACACTGGCTCCAAGGTGAGTATCATAAGCAACAAAAATTCATGTTCAAGAGAATGGGCTTCCGCAAAACTGAAAGATTTCCTAACCATCATTTACTGACTATTGTGATGAAGGTggatattttttcttctttgttacAGAAAGGACATGATGAAGAGTAAGGTTTCCTGCTGAAGTCTCTGAAACCTTCTTGATCACCTTTTACTGCCTATCTTTgaagtcaaataaataataatatgaaagtGAAAAATGCAGCCACATTCctttaaatataataacaatcgtgctatcacacacacacacacacacacacacacacacacatatatatatatatatatatatatgtaaacatatttagatTCTATCTACATTATCCAACTTTGTTAAATTACTAATGCTAAAAAGCACGAGAGCATGCTGAGAGCACTTAACCACACTGGTTTACACTAGCCCAACTCTTCATTTCCCTAGCAAGTCAAATGCAGTAGTACCAATTTCAAGGCATTAGAGTCCTGTGGTCGTGCTGCCACAGCACAGGGGCATTAGATGCAGGAGAAAATCACATTGAGCTCGGGGCGTAAGACAGTTAACTTCAAAAAAGttccaaaaacaaaaggagGAGAGTACATGAGTTCAGAGAGTATGTCACCCTATTAATATAATTTGAAATTGACCTTATTATGTGAGAGCAATTAGgttaaaaataatgttactgAATGTTACTGTATTTTGCccaaattatttcatttgttatatttgtaagtaattcattttatatttcccaagtttttcattgtttcagtAAATTCACTGTCAGCTTATGAGgggtaaaataaaaatcaactgATGAAAAAGGGGTTACTAAACATGTACGTGAATTGAAATTCTGAGTGATAACTATTTAATAAAAAGCATATGAATTGAAACCTTGAGAACtaattatttgatttaaaaaaacaaacaaaaaaaacaaccaaaatacatacaataaaagCTGCTATGATAATCTTGAACTACCTAGGAAAATATGCTTGTCTATGAGAAAGTCCTGAATGTCATGGCCCCCTCAACTCTTCCCCTCAAGCCCACAGTCTCTTGGCATGTGGCtttcgtgtgtgtatgtgtgcgtgtctgtgtgcctcTCTTCTGTTAGTCTGTCACTTGTCCCTGGTTACAGTCCTTgataatgtgtatatttaagtcCCTGTGTTGTAGTTGGTCTTTGTCGGTATTACAGTACAGTTGGTGCCTTGTCTGATTATGTTTTGTtggtgttctttgtgtttttgttttgttacacgTTTTATAAGAAGTCTGAGACTCACCTCAGCATCCTGCCTCCTTACTGCATCACACAATATATAATGGACAGTAACAGACATAATGACAAACCATTGTGTTTTAATCCGATTTAATTGGACAGTTCTATGGTCATTTCTATTTTGTCCCCAACTACACTATAGGTTATGCTGTTATTAACACCAATTCCAAACAATGCCTATAACGTaacttctctttttccttctttctgtaGAATTCATTGGGACACAGAgttcattttgtgtgtatttgtcaatttgtgtgtatgggtgcagaAGTATCTGAGTAGTATGTTGTGTATTCATAGTATTTCTTCTTTGTACCAACATACTAGCTATACTAGCTAGTACATGAGGGAAACAAATCTATTACCACTATACAACATTGCATATCTAGGCCTGAGCCAATTTTGACAGTGAAGACAAAAGATGAGACGGCCTTAAATCAGCCAGACTGCAAGTAAGTCATTTTGTCCTCAGAAGACAATAGAAACAGGTAACAGCTGAATTGGAGCAATGCTTGGCA contains:
- the LOC113572973 gene encoding myosin-7-like isoform X1 gives rise to the protein MGDAAMEEFGAAAPYLRKSDKERLEAQTRPFDMKKECFVPHPEVEYVKASVISRDGDKVTVDTDQGKTVTVKEADVHPQNPPKFDKIEDMAMFTFLHEPAVLFNLKERYAAWMIYTYSGLFCVTVNPYKWLPVYNKEVVIAYRGKKRTEAPPHIFSISDNAYQYMLSDRENQSVLITGESGAGKTVNTKRVIQYFASIAATSGKKDPSMEKKGTLEDQIIQCNPALEAFGNAKTIRNDNSSRFGKFIRIHFGVSGKLASADIETYLLEKSRVTFQLKAERDYHIFYQILSQRKPELLEMLLITSNPYDYAYISQGETQVASINDADELTATDEAFDVLGFTQEEKNGIYKLIGAIMHFGNMKFKQKQREEQAEADGTEDADKVAYLMGLNSADLIKGLCHPRVKVGNEWVTKGQNVQQVYYAIGALSKSVYEKMFLWMVVRINQSLDTKQPRQYFIGVLDIAGFEIFDFNTFEQLCINFTNEKLQQFFNHHMFVLEQEEYKKEGIEWEFIDFGMDLQACIELIEKPMGIMSILEEECMFPKASDATFKAKLYDNHLGKNPNFQKPRIVKGKPEAHFALVHYAGTVDYNINNWLVKNKDPLNETVVGLFQKSTVKLLGQLFAGYAGAESAMESGGGKGGKGGGKKKGSSFQTVSALHRENLNKLMTNLKSTHPHFVRCLIPNETKTPGVMDNALVMHQLRCNGVLEGIRICRKGFPNRVLYGDFKQRYRILNPAAIPEGQFIDNKKGAEKLLGSLDIDHSQYKLGHTKVFFKAGLLGQLEEMRDDRLALIITGIQARARGLLSRIEFQKIVERRDSLLVIQWNVRAFMGVKNWPWMKLYFKIKPLLKSAEAEKEMANMKEEFTKLKEAYAKSEARKKELEEKMVTLLQEKNDLQLQVQSEQDNLADAEERCEGLIKNKIQLEAKCKELTERLDDEEEMNAELVAKKRKLEDECSELKKDIDDLELTLAKVEKEKHATENKVKNLTEEMAALDEIIAKLTKEKKALQEAHQQTLDDLQSEEDKVNTLTKAKAKLEQQVDDLEGSLEQEKKIRMDLERAKRKLEGDLKLTQENVMDLENDKQQLEERLKKKDFEISQLNSKIEDEQALGAQLQKKLKELQARIEELEEELEAERAARAKVEKQRADLARELEEISERLEEAGGATSAQIEMNKKREAEFQKLRRDLEEATLQHEATAATLRKKHADSVADLGEQIDNLQRVKQKLEKEKSEFRLELDDVVSNMEHIVKAKANLEKMCRTLEDQMSEFRTKAEEGQRTINDFSMQKAKLQTENGELARQLEEKDSLVSQLTRGKQSYTQQIEDLKRQLEEEVKAKNALAHAVQSARHDADLLREQFEEEQEAKAELQRSLSKANSEVAQWRTKYETDAIQRTEELEDAKKKLAQRLQDAEEAVEAVNAKCSSLEKTKHRLQNEIEDLMVDVERSNAAAAALDKKQKNFDKVLAEWKQKYEESQTELEGSQKEARCQSTELFKLKNSYEESLDHLETMKRENKNLQEEISDLTEQLGESRKSIHELEKARKQLDQEKAEIQAALEEAEGSLEHEEGKILRAQLEFNQVKADIERKLAEKDEEMEQAKRNQQRVVDTLQSSLESETRSRNEALRLKKKMEGDLNEMEIQLSQANRQAAEAQKQLKSLHGHMKDSQLQLDDALRGNDDLKENIAIVERRNNLLQAELDELRSLVEQTERGRKLAEQELLDVTERVQLLHSQNTSLLNQKKKLEGDTSQLQTEVEEALQECRNAEEKAKKAITDAAMMAEELKKEQDTSAHLERMKKNMEQTIKDLQHRLDEAEQIAMKGGKKQVQKLEARVRELENEVELEQRKASDSVKGIRKYERRIKELTYQTEEDRKNLTRLQDLVDKLQLKVKSYKRSAEEAEEQSNANLGKFRKLQHELDEAEERADIAESQVNKLRAKSRDTGSKKGHDEE
- the LOC113572973 gene encoding myosin-7-like isoform X2, whose protein sequence is MGDAAMEEFGAAAPYLRKSDKERLEAQTRPFDMKKECFVPHPEVEYVKASVISRDGDKVTVDTDQGKTVTVKEADVHPQNPPKFDKIEDMAMFTFLHEPAVLFNLKERYAAWMIYTYSGLFCVTVNPYKWLPVYNKEVVIAYRGKKRTEAPPHIFSISDNAYQYMLSDRENQSVLITGESGAGKTVNTKRVIQYFASIAATSGKKDPSMEKKGTLEDQIIQCNPALEAFGNAKTIRNDNSSRFGKFIRIHFGVSGKLASADIETYLLEKSRVTFQLKAERDYHIFYQILSQRKPELLEMLLITSNPYDYAYISQGETQVASINDADELTATDEAFDVLGFTQEEKNGIYKLIGAIMHFGNMKFKQKQREEQAEADGTEDADKVAYLMGLNSADLIKGLCHPRVKVGNEWVTKGQNVQQVYYAIGALSKSVYEKMFLWMVVRINQSLDTKQPRQYFIGVLDIAGFEIFDFNTFEQLCINFTNEKLQQFFNHHMFVLEQEEYKKEGIEWEFIDFGMDLQACIELIEKPMGIMSILEEECMFPKASDATFKAKLYDNHLGKNPNFQKPRIVKGKPEAHFALVHYAGTVDYNINNWLVKNKDPLNETVVGLFQKSTVKLLGQLFAGYAGAESGESGKGGKGGGKKKGSSFQTVSALHRENLNKLMTNLKSTHPHFVRCLIPNETKTPGVMDNALVMHQLRCNGVLEGIRICRKGFPNRVLYGDFKQRYRILNPAAIPEGQFIDNKKGAEKLLGSLDIDHSQYKLGHTKVFFKAGLLGQLEEMRDDRLALIITGIQARARGLLSRIEFQKIVERRDSLLVIQWNVRAFMGVKNWPWMKLYFKIKPLLKSAEAEKEMANMKEEFTKLKEAYAKSEARKKELEEKMVTLLQEKNDLQLQVQSEQDNLADAEERCEGLIKNKIQLEAKCKELTERLDDEEEMNAELVAKKRKLEDECSELKKDIDDLELTLAKVEKEKHATENKVKNLTEEMAALDEIIAKLTKEKKALQEAHQQTLDDLQSEEDKVNTLTKAKAKLEQQVDDLEGSLEQEKKIRMDLERAKRKLEGDLKLTQENVMDLENDKQQLEERLKKKDFEISQLNSKIEDEQALGAQLQKKLKELQARIEELEEELEAERAARAKVEKQRADLARELEEISERLEEAGGATSAQIEMNKKREAEFQKLRRDLEEATLQHEATAATLRKKHADSVADLGEQIDNLQRVKQKLEKEKSEFRLELDDVVSNMEHIVKAKANLEKMCRTLEDQMSEFRTKAEEGQRTINDFSMQKAKLQTENGELARQLEEKDSLVSQLTRGKQSYTQQIEDLKRQLEEEVKAKNALAHAVQSARHDADLLREQFEEEQEAKAELQRSLSKANSEVAQWRTKYETDAIQRTEELEDAKKKLAQRLQDAEEAVEAVNAKCSSLEKTKHRLQNEIEDLMVDVERSNAAAAALDKKQKNFDKVLAEWKQKYEESQTELEGSQKEARCQSTELFKLKNSYEESLDHLETMKRENKNLQEEISDLTEQLGESRKSIHELEKARKQLDQEKAEIQAALEEAEGSLEHEEGKILRAQLEFNQVKADIERKLAEKDEEMEQAKRNQQRVVDTLQSSLESETRSRNEALRLKKKMEGDLNEMEIQLSQANRQAAEAQKQLKSLHGHMKDSQLQLDDALRGNDDLKENIAIVERRNNLLQAELDELRSLVEQTERGRKLAEQELLDVTERVQLLHSQNTSLLNQKKKLEGDTSQLQTEVEEALQECRNAEEKAKKAITDAAMMAEELKKEQDTSAHLERMKKNMEQTIKDLQHRLDEAEQIAMKGGKKQVQKLEARVRELENEVELEQRKASDSVKGIRKYERRIKELTYQTEEDRKNLTRLQDLVDKLQLKVKSYKRSAEEAEEQSNANLGKFRKLQHELDEAEERADIAESQVNKLRAKSRDTGSKKGHDEE